The following proteins are encoded in a genomic region of Chloroflexota bacterium:
- the nrfD gene encoding NrfD/PsrC family molybdoenzyme membrane anchor subunit, with the protein MQERRDLAAPKINADLLNFALKTPLWFWGAAIGLGLIFGAGVISFILMLWFGLTLLGYTYVQYWGVLITNFVFWVGISHAGVMISAILRLTQAEWRRPVTRAAEVMTVFALATAATFPLIHTGRPWRVPYWVFPYDFSRGIFPDVRSALIWDPSAIFTYLSSSAMFIFIALIPDLAIAREQSTGWRRPFYTIVSLGFRGTKRQWQLQTIAGILLSALILPVFVSVHSIVSWDFAMAITPGWHSTVFPPYFVIGAVHSGVSAVATLMAILRWVFHLEDYITPDHFDALGRLLIVVVNTWAFFFLMDMYFGIAGREPDELAVWELRVFEPPFNVIFPVFLLCGYIIPMSFWVFKKVRRNIPLMFVTSIIANVGMWLERWIIIVPPVSEKRPFPFMWIPVYSVQPIEVILVAASFALVSLGILLFSKFFPIIPLFDIKEGQVLKQTVRVGRVTVPGIIRE; encoded by the coding sequence ATGCAGGAACGGCGTGATCTGGCAGCGCCCAAGATCAACGCGGATCTGCTGAACTTTGCGCTGAAGACGCCGCTCTGGTTCTGGGGCGCAGCGATCGGCCTCGGACTGATCTTCGGCGCGGGCGTGATCTCATTCATCCTGATGCTGTGGTTCGGGCTGACGCTCCTCGGATACACCTACGTACAGTATTGGGGCGTTTTGATCACCAACTTCGTCTTCTGGGTTGGTATCAGCCACGCCGGCGTCATGATCTCCGCGATCTTACGGTTGACCCAGGCCGAGTGGCGGCGCCCCGTGACCCGCGCCGCGGAGGTCATGACCGTCTTCGCGCTCGCCACCGCCGCCACGTTCCCGCTCATTCATACGGGCAGGCCGTGGCGCGTGCCCTATTGGGTGTTCCCATACGACTTCTCCCGGGGGATCTTCCCCGACGTCCGGTCGGCACTGATCTGGGACCCGAGCGCGATCTTCACCTACCTGTCGTCGAGCGCGATGTTCATCTTCATCGCGTTGATTCCCGACCTCGCCATCGCGCGCGAGCAGTCGACGGGCTGGCGGCGGCCGTTTTATACCATCGTGTCCCTCGGCTTCCGGGGCACCAAGCGCCAGTGGCAGCTCCAGACCATCGCGGGGATCCTCCTTTCAGCATTGATCCTCCCGGTCTTCGTTTCCGTCCACTCCATCGTGTCGTGGGACTTCGCCATGGCGATTACGCCGGGCTGGCACTCGACGGTGTTCCCGCCGTACTTCGTTATCGGGGCCGTTCACTCTGGCGTCTCCGCGGTGGCGACGCTCATGGCGATCCTCCGATGGGTGTTCCATCTGGAAGACTACATTACGCCCGACCACTTCGACGCGCTGGGCAGGCTGCTCATCGTGGTGGTCAACACCTGGGCCTTCTTCTTCCTGATGGACATGTATTTCGGCATCGCGGGGCGCGAACCGGATGAACTCGCCGTTTGGGAGCTCCGCGTCTTCGAGCCGCCCTTCAATGTGATCTTCCCGGTCTTCTTATTGTGCGGATACATCATCCCCATGAGCTTCTGGGTATTCAAAAAAGTGCGGCGAAACATCCCGCTGATGTTTGTGACGTCGATCATCGCCAATGTGGGGATGTGGCTCGAGCGCTGGATCATCATCGTCCCGCCCGTATCGGAAAAGCGGCCGTTCCCGTTCATGTGGATCCCCGTGTATTCCGTCCAGCCGATCGAGGTGATCTTGGTGGCCGCCTCGTTCGCCCTCGTGAGCCTTGGCATCCTTCTTTTCTCGAAGTTCTTCCCGATCATTCCGCTCTTCGACATCAAAGAGGGTCAGGTCCTGAAACAGACAGTCCGGGTTGGACGAGTCACCGTTCCTGGGATTATTCGCGAATGA
- a CDS encoding DUF3341 domain-containing protein, with product MATSVGGNLLGLFRDPDQVANAIDGLRAAGIPGSNIKTYTDVPYPDGAFGEEPERHRLYVFPFMGGVCGFSVGLLITIGTQMAYPLVTGGKPILSVPPMVNVMYEGTMLGAILFTVLGIIFESRLPDFTSAPYDPRISEGYIGLLVTRADGRLDAVERAMRDAGAIDIVSQRSGART from the coding sequence ATGGCAACATCCGTCGGCGGAAACCTGCTTGGCTTGTTTCGCGACCCCGATCAGGTCGCCAATGCAATCGACGGATTGCGGGCCGCGGGAATCCCCGGCTCGAACATCAAGACCTATACAGACGTTCCGTATCCGGACGGCGCGTTCGGCGAGGAGCCTGAGCGACACCGGCTCTACGTGTTCCCTTTCATGGGTGGCGTTTGCGGGTTTTCCGTCGGCCTCTTGATCACGATCGGAACGCAGATGGCGTATCCGCTGGTCACCGGCGGCAAGCCGATTCTCTCGGTGCCCCCCATGGTCAACGTCATGTATGAGGGCACGATGCTGGGCGCGATCCTCTTTACCGTGCTGGGGATCATCTTCGAGTCCCGGCTGCCCGACTTCACAAGTGCGCCCTACGACCCGCGAATCAGCGAAGGGTACATCGGGCTGCTTGTGACGCGTGCCGATGGACGCCTCGATGCTGTCGAACGGGCGATGCGCGATGCCGGCGCTATCGACATCGTCAGCCAGCGCTCCGGCGCAAGGACCTAG
- a CDS encoding c-type cytochrome yields the protein MLSDALSHFWGLPSGARAARASLAAAAVGVGITLAACTPGAYSVDLFREMHFQPSQKLQEPNRLAPPVGAVPVSGRAPALTFDEATDLQNPVPANAQTLERAQNIFAVNCAACHGQNADGQSPVADRFSAAGAVPPVNFRDARARNRTDGQLYWILTNGVGNMPPFGDLLTDDQRWTLVRYIRNVQGQ from the coding sequence ATGCTTTCGGACGCGTTGTCTCACTTCTGGGGGCTGCCGTCAGGCGCTCGAGCCGCCCGCGCCTCCCTTGCCGCCGCGGCTGTCGGTGTCGGCATCACGCTGGCTGCATGCACACCCGGGGCGTATTCGGTGGATCTTTTTCGCGAGATGCACTTTCAACCGTCCCAGAAGCTCCAGGAACCGAATCGCCTTGCCCCCCCTGTCGGCGCCGTACCGGTCAGCGGCCGCGCACCCGCCCTCACGTTCGACGAAGCAACGGACCTGCAGAATCCGGTCCCTGCCAACGCGCAGACGCTCGAGAGGGCGCAGAATATCTTTGCGGTGAATTGCGCTGCGTGCCACGGACAAAACGCCGACGGGCAGAGCCCGGTTGCCGATCGCTTCTCCGCAGCCGGGGCGGTCCCGCCGGTCAACTTCCGCGACGCCCGCGCACGCAACCGCACCGACGGACAGCTGTACTGGATCCTCACCAACGGAGTGGGCAACATGCCGCCCTTCGGCGACCTTCTCACAGACGATCAGCGCTGGACGCTCGTTCGGTACATCCGCAACGTGCAAGGTCAGTAG
- the recN gene encoding DNA repair protein RecN has product MADREQASPASIDGVGSAHPRALLVELAMREFAIVDELRVQWSRGLVAITGETGAGKSIIIDALGAALGDRLDSSWLRAGAARSSVDAVFAGVSRESSIARVLLDMGIDPDDDQLILSRDVQAGRSIARINGRSVPLATAQQVGTALVDVHSQASHLSLARVREHVELLDRYAGAVSDRKEMASAFRAWMEVRREIARIESGERQARREASLLGHEVNEIDAAGITVGEEEELVARRGRLQNALRLRQLARAAYEALQGSDQAPGAIELLGTAASRITEISSLDSQIDVGTDRVVDAVDMAEDLARMLRRYGDAIEEDPEALSLVEERLLLLSDLKRKYGATLDDVLAYRDEAAHRLAEIERGDERLAELACAEREARVRVAEAAAGLSEKRQSVARDLELAVQTELEALGMPGALFVVQITFQHDDRGVTPPGHDAPVACDETGIDRVEFLMSANRGEPPRPLAQVASGGELARFMLALKSALASADETPVLIFDELDQGVGGRLGHVVGEKLWRLGRRHQVLCITHLPQVAAYADAHFGVNKIEVHGRTVTRVARLEGSERVEELAVMLGGPGGGRDLRDTAQRLLDRAEEWKTGSGDCA; this is encoded by the coding sequence ATGGCAGATCGCGAGCAGGCTTCACCAGCCTCCATCGACGGCGTCGGCTCGGCGCATCCGCGGGCTCTTCTCGTCGAGTTGGCCATGCGCGAATTCGCCATCGTGGACGAGCTGCGCGTCCAGTGGTCTCGCGGGCTCGTCGCCATCACCGGGGAGACGGGCGCGGGCAAGTCGATCATCATCGATGCCCTGGGCGCAGCCCTGGGCGATCGATTGGATTCGAGCTGGCTCCGCGCTGGCGCCGCTCGGTCGTCAGTGGACGCGGTGTTCGCCGGCGTGTCCCGGGAATCCAGCATTGCGCGCGTTCTCTTGGACATGGGGATAGACCCGGATGACGACCAGCTCATCCTGTCCCGAGATGTCCAGGCGGGGCGGAGCATCGCGCGAATCAACGGCCGCAGCGTGCCGTTGGCAACCGCCCAGCAAGTTGGCACCGCCCTCGTCGACGTGCATTCCCAGGCGTCGCATCTCTCCCTTGCTCGTGTCCGCGAGCACGTCGAGCTCCTGGACCGGTATGCGGGGGCCGTGTCCGATCGGAAAGAGATGGCGTCCGCATTCCGCGCCTGGATGGAAGTACGTCGAGAGATCGCACGTATTGAAAGTGGCGAACGCCAGGCGCGCCGGGAGGCCAGCCTGCTGGGCCATGAGGTGAATGAGATCGACGCGGCTGGCATCACCGTCGGAGAAGAAGAAGAGCTCGTCGCGCGCAGGGGACGGCTGCAGAACGCGCTGCGCCTTCGGCAGCTGGCACGCGCAGCCTACGAGGCGCTCCAGGGTAGCGACCAAGCGCCCGGGGCGATCGAGTTGCTCGGCACGGCGGCGAGCCGGATCACCGAGATCAGCAGCCTCGATTCCCAGATCGATGTGGGAACGGATCGCGTCGTCGACGCGGTCGATATGGCGGAAGACCTGGCGCGCATGCTGCGGCGGTACGGCGACGCGATCGAGGAGGATCCCGAAGCGCTCTCCCTCGTGGAGGAGCGCTTGCTGCTGCTATCCGATCTGAAGCGGAAGTACGGCGCGACGCTGGACGATGTCCTCGCATATCGGGACGAGGCAGCACACCGCCTCGCCGAAATCGAGCGCGGCGATGAGCGCCTCGCCGAGCTGGCTTGTGCAGAGCGGGAAGCCCGGGTGCGCGTTGCAGAGGCCGCGGCCGGGCTTTCGGAAAAAAGGCAGAGTGTCGCCCGCGATCTGGAACTCGCCGTTCAGACGGAGCTAGAAGCCCTGGGCATGCCAGGTGCGCTCTTCGTAGTGCAGATTACGTTTCAGCACGACGATCGCGGTGTGACGCCGCCAGGACACGATGCGCCAGTGGCATGCGACGAGACGGGAATCGATCGCGTGGAGTTCTTGATGTCGGCGAATCGTGGGGAGCCGCCAAGACCGCTCGCGCAGGTAGCCAGCGGCGGTGAGTTGGCTCGATTTATGCTGGCGCTCAAGTCCGCGCTGGCCTCCGCGGATGAAACGCCTGTGCTCATTTTCGACGAGCTGGACCAGGGCGTCGGTGGCCGCCTCGGCCACGTCGTCGGCGAGAAGCTGTGGCGGCTGGGACGGCGGCATCAGGTCCTGTGCATCACGCACCTGCCTCAAGTCGCCGCCTATGCCGACGCGCATTTTGGCGTGAACAAGATCGAGGTGCATGGACGGACGGTCACGCGCGTGGCGCGTCTCGAGGGATCAGAGCGCGTGGAGGAGCTGGCGGTGATGCTGGGAGGTCCTGGAGGCGGAAGGGACTTGCGCGACACAGCACAGCGGCTCCTGGATCGCGCCGAGGAGTGGAAAACCGGGAGCGGCGACTGTGCGTAG
- a CDS encoding NAD(+)/NADH kinase has product MTAAERGRTSSGRVALVYQPAVEKAVPLVERCVTHLEAWGRDSLVLSVRELESKPLVDGVELVVTFGGDGTILRAARWLGGWAIPIVGVQMGRLGFLAELLPKDLPTALEPYVRGDYWVDRRAMLRAEVIDAGAVDPCSNTLSSPLAHIALNDVVVGRGQSLRTVTVDLVMEGRPLHSFRCDGVIVATATGSTAYSFAAGGPVLAPESADLVVTAICPHITSLKTLVLPGDVPLRLQVWTTQPAVITVDGQVDELLGDGAIVDARRGDETTLFARRGARGDLYSRILSKLD; this is encoded by the coding sequence ATGACGGCTGCTGAACGGGGGCGCACCTCGAGCGGCCGTGTTGCGCTCGTCTATCAGCCAGCCGTTGAGAAGGCGGTTCCCCTCGTCGAGCGCTGCGTCACGCATCTCGAAGCTTGGGGGCGCGATTCCCTCGTTTTGTCCGTTAGGGAGCTGGAATCGAAGCCGTTGGTTGACGGCGTCGAACTCGTGGTCACGTTCGGCGGCGACGGAACGATCTTGCGCGCGGCGCGCTGGCTGGGCGGTTGGGCCATTCCAATCGTCGGCGTCCAGATGGGCCGCTTGGGCTTCCTCGCGGAGCTGCTGCCCAAGGACTTGCCGACCGCCCTGGAGCCGTACGTTCGCGGGGACTACTGGGTCGACCGCCGCGCCATGCTGCGGGCAGAGGTGATCGACGCGGGCGCGGTGGATCCCTGCTCCAATACGCTATCAAGCCCGCTGGCGCACATCGCTCTCAACGATGTCGTCGTCGGACGCGGTCAATCCCTGCGCACGGTGACGGTCGACCTCGTCATGGAAGGTCGACCGCTGCATTCGTTTCGTTGTGACGGCGTCATCGTTGCGACGGCCACGGGCTCCACGGCGTATTCGTTCGCGGCGGGTGGCCCCGTTCTCGCTCCAGAATCCGCGGACCTGGTTGTGACCGCGATCTGTCCGCACATCACGTCGCTGAAGACCCTGGTCCTGCCGGGCGACGTGCCGCTCCGACTTCAGGTCTGGACAACGCAGCCGGCGGTGATCACGGTCGACGGACAAGTCGACGAATTGCTCGGAGATGGAGCCATCGTGGACGCGCGCCGAGGTGATGAGACGACGCTCTTCGCGCGACGGGGCGCGCGGGGCGATCTCTACAGTCGCATCCTCAGCAAACTGGACTAG
- a CDS encoding TlyA family RNA methyltransferase, which yields MAPPTARIRLDELLVRRGHAPTREKARALVLAGRIHARGLAFPKPGQRVPDDLSLDVIPAPTYVSRGGVKLAHAVTHFGIDVRDRVCADIGASTGGFTDCLLQHGARRVYAIDVGYGQLDWSLRVDPRVVVMDRTNARYLEQLPEPVSLVVLDASFIAIRVLLPAVARISDEQATLIALIKPQFEVGKGRVGKGGIVRDRRAHREVLESVAEAIRLAGHALLGLTASPIRGADGNVEFLAHVRIDGSGVVRPSGPCVRETWVDDEIDRALEEAHTGTI from the coding sequence ATGGCTCCTCCAACCGCGCGAATCCGCCTCGACGAATTGCTCGTTCGACGAGGACATGCGCCCACGCGAGAAAAGGCGCGCGCCCTGGTGCTCGCAGGTCGGATCCATGCGCGGGGGCTGGCATTCCCCAAGCCGGGTCAGCGCGTTCCCGACGATCTGTCGCTCGATGTCATCCCTGCTCCGACCTACGTAAGTCGCGGCGGCGTCAAGCTCGCGCACGCCGTTACGCATTTCGGAATCGACGTTCGAGACCGCGTTTGCGCGGATATTGGGGCCTCGACCGGCGGGTTCACGGATTGCCTGCTGCAGCATGGGGCGCGGCGCGTGTACGCCATTGACGTCGGATATGGCCAGCTCGACTGGTCGCTGCGCGTCGATCCGCGCGTCGTCGTCATGGATCGGACGAACGCCCGGTATCTGGAACAGCTCCCCGAGCCGGTGAGTCTCGTCGTGTTGGACGCGTCGTTCATCGCAATTCGCGTGCTCCTTCCGGCGGTGGCTCGGATTTCGGACGAGCAAGCCACGCTCATTGCCTTGATCAAGCCACAATTCGAGGTTGGGAAAGGCCGGGTCGGCAAGGGCGGAATCGTCCGCGATCGTCGGGCGCACCGTGAGGTGCTCGAAAGCGTCGCAGAAGCGATCCGACTCGCCGGCCACGCGTTGCTGGGATTGACCGCGTCACCAATCCGGGGCGCGGACGGGAACGTCGAGTTTTTGGCGCACGTGCGCATCGATGGATCAGGCGTGGTTCGACCTTCGGGACCTTGCGTTCGCGAGACGTGGGTGGACGACGAGATCGATCGTGCCCTCGAAGAGGCGCACACCGGCACCATATGA
- a CDS encoding decaprenyl-phosphate phosphoribosyltransferase translates to MSRTTSAAALAELVPTPSRSARFPVAIVREVRPKQWLKNGLIFFGLVYALHVTDLALDLRVLIAFAAFCCISSAGYVFNDLRDVERDRLHPTKRYRPIAAGQISKPAAALLSSGLFVVGFGLAFALGVPFAIVCLSYVAISASYSLWWKHEVLLDVFCISAGFVVRVMAGAVAVNVPISPWLYVCTVLGSLVIALGKRRAEIAEMDDEAEKHRPSLEHYTIEFLDTLIVITATASVMAYSLYTFSAENVPPNHLMMITIPIALYGVFRYLFLLHVRGLGGSPEDLLLADRSLVVAVALFLVLSAGILYWGAGASVTTPLT, encoded by the coding sequence GTGAGTCGAACAACCAGTGCAGCCGCGCTCGCCGAGCTCGTCCCCACGCCCTCACGCTCGGCGCGGTTCCCCGTCGCGATCGTCCGTGAGGTTCGCCCCAAGCAGTGGCTCAAGAATGGCCTCATCTTTTTTGGCCTCGTCTACGCCCTGCACGTCACGGACCTAGCTCTCGATCTCCGCGTGTTGATCGCCTTTGCGGCGTTCTGCTGCATTTCCAGCGCGGGGTATGTATTCAACGACTTGCGCGATGTCGAACGGGATCGGCTACACCCCACGAAGCGCTATCGACCCATCGCGGCGGGGCAAATCTCGAAGCCAGCGGCCGCGCTTCTCTCCTCGGGGCTGTTCGTCGTCGGCTTTGGGCTCGCCTTCGCTCTCGGCGTGCCGTTTGCCATTGTCTGTCTGTCGTACGTCGCCATCAGCGCCTCGTATTCTCTCTGGTGGAAGCACGAGGTGCTCCTGGACGTGTTCTGCATCTCCGCGGGCTTCGTCGTGCGCGTGATGGCCGGCGCCGTGGCCGTCAACGTCCCCATCTCGCCGTGGCTCTACGTGTGCACCGTTCTCGGCTCGCTGGTGATTGCCCTCGGAAAACGCCGGGCAGAGATCGCCGAGATGGATGACGAGGCGGAGAAGCACCGGCCATCCCTCGAGCACTACACCATTGAGTTCCTGGACACTCTGATCGTCATCACGGCGACGGCGAGCGTCATGGCGTACTCGCTCTACACGTTCTCCGCCGAGAACGTGCCGCCCAACCACCTGATGATGATCACGATTCCCATCGCCCTCTACGGCGTGTTTCGGTACCTATTCCTCTTGCACGTACGCGGCCTCGGCGGCAGCCCTGAGGACTTGCTGCTGGCGGACCGAAGCCTGGTAGTCGCCGTCGCGCTGTTCTTGGTTCTCAGCGCCGGAATTCTCTATTGGGGCGCAGGGGCCTCCGTGACGACCCCGCTGACCTGA
- the rpsI gene encoding 30S ribosomal protein S9 — MIRGPRTPRNGTTAVGGRKTAVARVLLQPGTGNVIVGGRPMEEYFPRLLWQNLITLPLRITNTHRSFNVLAKVTGGGITGQAAAITHGIARALVKIDEAHRVPLRQAGLLTRDSRAKERKKPGLKRARKAPQYTKR; from the coding sequence ATGATTCGAGGTCCGCGAACTCCCCGAAACGGAACGACCGCCGTTGGTGGACGAAAGACTGCGGTGGCGCGCGTGCTCCTGCAGCCGGGGACCGGGAACGTCATTGTGGGGGGGCGCCCGATGGAGGAGTACTTCCCGCGCCTTCTCTGGCAAAACCTGATCACCCTCCCGCTCCGCATCACGAACACGCACCGGTCCTTTAATGTTCTCGCGAAGGTCACGGGCGGTGGCATCACCGGTCAGGCGGCCGCGATAACCCACGGGATCGCGCGCGCCCTGGTGAAGATCGACGAGGCGCATCGGGTCCCGCTGCGCCAGGCGGGACTTCTCACCCGCGATTCCCGCGCCAAGGAACGGAAGAAGCCAGGGCTGAAGCGGGCGCGCAAGGCGCCCCAGTACACGAAGCGATAA
- the rplM gene encoding 50S ribosomal protein L13 translates to MDSTRTYSPRSVDVHHEWHVLDATDRPLGRLASEVAQLLRGKHKAAFVPHMDVGDYVVVVNAARVGITGKNKPVQKMYYRHSGYLGSLRAVSLQKLMGQRPERVIEHAVRGMLPKNSLGRAMFRKLRVYAGPTHPHGAQVTSAGGSEAE, encoded by the coding sequence ATGGATTCAACGCGTACGTATAGTCCACGGAGCGTGGACGTCCATCACGAATGGCACGTCCTCGACGCGACGGATCGGCCGCTCGGCCGGCTTGCTAGCGAAGTGGCACAGCTGCTTCGCGGGAAACATAAGGCGGCGTTTGTCCCCCACATGGACGTGGGTGACTACGTTGTCGTGGTGAATGCCGCGCGCGTCGGCATCACTGGCAAGAACAAGCCTGTCCAGAAGATGTATTATCGCCACTCGGGCTACCTCGGATCGCTGCGAGCCGTGAGCCTGCAGAAGCTCATGGGGCAGCGGCCCGAGCGGGTAATCGAGCACGCGGTGCGCGGAATGCTCCCGAAGAATTCCCTGGGGCGGGCGATGTTTCGAAAGCTTCGCGTGTACGCGGGCCCGACGCACCCTCACGGGGCGCAGGTCACGAGCGCTGGAGGATCGGAAGCAGAATGA
- the truA gene encoding tRNA pseudouridine(38-40) synthase TruA, translated as MRTVRLDIAYDGTDFRGFAPQPGARTVGGQLETVLQRVLGEPVRVTPAGRTDAGVHALAQVVSFTCSSSISGAELKRALNALVDDDLYVRAVSDAPDGFDARRSARSRAYRYTIWNAPEPNLWKRRWVEHVPASLDVEAMDAACQALVGTHDFAAFHTHKTQDDWPRSTVRTVRAASWRRGADDGPDVQFTIEADAFLRHMVRTIVGTSILIGLGKAPPQELAESMKQKERAGAGPTAPARGLTLLGVTYSGDSAGG; from the coding sequence ATGCGAACCGTTCGCCTCGACATCGCGTACGATGGAACAGATTTTCGTGGATTCGCGCCCCAGCCCGGCGCCCGAACCGTCGGAGGTCAGTTGGAGACAGTGCTCCAGCGCGTGCTCGGAGAGCCCGTTCGCGTCACGCCGGCGGGGCGCACGGACGCCGGAGTCCATGCCTTGGCTCAGGTGGTGAGCTTTACCTGCTCGTCGTCGATCAGCGGTGCAGAGCTCAAGCGCGCGCTCAATGCCCTCGTCGACGATGACCTGTACGTGCGGGCGGTGTCGGACGCGCCGGACGGCTTCGATGCGCGCCGGAGCGCGCGGTCGCGGGCGTATCGCTATACGATCTGGAATGCACCCGAGCCGAATCTGTGGAAGCGGCGCTGGGTGGAGCACGTGCCCGCGTCCTTGGACGTCGAGGCGATGGACGCGGCCTGTCAGGCGCTGGTGGGAACTCACGACTTCGCGGCATTCCATACCCACAAGACGCAGGATGATTGGCCCCGCAGCACGGTGCGAACCGTGCGCGCCGCGTCCTGGCGCCGGGGAGCAGACGATGGACCAGATGTGCAATTCACGATCGAAGCTGATGCCTTCCTTCGGCACATGGTGCGCACCATCGTCGGCACGTCCATATTGATCGGCCTCGGGAAGGCGCCGCCCCAGGAATTGGCCGAATCGATGAAACAGAAAGAGCGCGCCGGTGCGGGACCTACCGCGCCTGCCCGCGGGCTGACACTGCTTGGGGTCACCTATTCCGGTGATTCCGCTGGGGGATAG
- the rplQ gene encoding 50S ribosomal protein L17: MRHRVGKRKLGRDEGHRSALLRNQATDLFRYERIRTTEPKAKELRSLAEKLITLGKRGDLHARRQIIAHLYDVAIANKVVDELAPRFADRPGGYVRLIHLGPRRGDSAPMAQVELAF, from the coding sequence GTGAGACACAGGGTTGGGAAGCGAAAGCTCGGGCGTGACGAGGGTCATCGGAGCGCGCTTCTGCGAAATCAAGCCACCGACCTGTTTCGGTACGAACGGATCAGAACCACCGAGCCCAAGGCGAAAGAGCTGCGGTCGCTGGCTGAGAAGCTGATCACGTTGGGAAAGCGCGGGGACCTGCACGCGCGCCGCCAGATCATCGCGCACCTCTACGATGTCGCCATTGCGAACAAGGTCGTCGACGAGCTGGCTCCGCGATTTGCCGATCGGCCGGGCGGATACGTCCGGCTCATCCATCTCGGACCACGGCGCGGTGACAGCGCGCCCATGGCGCAGGTCGAGCTGGCATTCTAA
- a CDS encoding DNA-directed RNA polymerase subunit alpha: protein MQEEIASTAVETVFLSGELGQFEIEPLISGFGLTLGNALRRVLLSSLTGAAITAIKIENVYHEFSSIPGVREDTTELILNLKQVRLKSYTDDAVSVRLESSGPGVVTAGDIQVPPEIEIVNPEVTLATLDNADTRLEMMLTIEKGRGYLTGDGREAPSIGVIPIDAVFTPIRRVNYRVEKTRVGARTDYDKLILEIQTDGSIGPKEALAQAAQILIDHFQIFAQLSGTVQRVEKASIGPGAIPSRLQDMPIEVLDLSSRTYNCLKRSQITTVGQLLQMSEDELLGLRNFGQKSLQELHEKLARHGIVTTADGEAGPSEYDEEEEVEEDEERYARVRGYREYSDEDDEGEEDER from the coding sequence TTGCAGGAAGAAATTGCATCCACTGCCGTGGAGACGGTGTTCCTCTCGGGGGAGCTGGGCCAATTCGAGATCGAGCCGCTGATCAGCGGGTTCGGTCTGACCCTTGGGAATGCGCTCCGACGAGTGCTCCTGTCGTCACTGACGGGCGCGGCGATCACCGCTATCAAAATCGAGAACGTCTATCATGAGTTCTCGAGCATCCCCGGCGTCCGTGAAGATACGACAGAGCTGATCCTCAATTTGAAGCAGGTTCGGCTGAAATCGTACACCGATGACGCGGTCAGCGTTCGGCTCGAGAGCAGCGGCCCGGGGGTCGTGACGGCGGGCGACATCCAGGTCCCACCGGAGATCGAGATCGTAAACCCAGAAGTCACGCTCGCCACGCTCGACAATGCCGACACCCGCCTCGAGATGATGTTGACGATCGAGAAAGGGCGCGGCTATCTGACGGGCGACGGGCGCGAGGCGCCGTCCATCGGCGTGATCCCGATCGACGCGGTCTTCACGCCCATTCGCCGCGTGAACTACCGCGTGGAGAAGACGCGCGTCGGCGCGCGGACCGACTACGATAAACTGATCCTTGAGATCCAGACCGATGGGAGCATCGGGCCCAAGGAGGCGCTCGCCCAGGCGGCGCAGATCCTCATCGACCATTTCCAGATCTTCGCGCAGCTGAGTGGGACCGTCCAGCGCGTCGAAAAGGCATCGATCGGCCCGGGCGCAATCCCCTCCCGCCTCCAGGACATGCCCATCGAGGTCCTCGACCTCTCGTCGCGAACGTACAACTGTCTCAAGCGCTCGCAGATCACCACGGTCGGGCAGCTCCTCCAGATGAGCGAGGATGAGCTGTTGGGCCTGCGCAATTTCGGGCAGAAGTCCCTGCAAGAGCTGCACGAAAAGCTCGCGCGGCACGGAATCGTGACCACCGCGGATGGCGAGGCCGGGCCCTCGGAATACGACGAGGAAGAAGAGGTCGAAGAGGACGAGGAGCGCTACGCGCGGGTGCGCGGTTATCGCGAATACAGCGACGAAGACGACGAGGGCGAAGAGGACGAGCGCTAG